The following proteins come from a genomic window of Desmospora profundinema:
- a CDS encoding SIS domain-containing protein, which produces MLDRFFDCVQGKLREVKENERDPMVEAGEVIADCVAVGGIVHLFGCGHSHLLAAEAFYRAGGLAPVHPIFVEDLMLHRGALRSSRLEREDGLAAELMKDVKIEQQDVMIVISTSGINPVPIEVARIAKDRGARVIGLTSRVYSSRVSTRHKEALRLLDVVDLVLDNHVDEGDAMLGVEGIPVRFGPSSTIVGACILHGVFAHAIQLLLERGTVPPLFQSGNLPGSEEGNQRLIQRYADRIPLLLDR; this is translated from the coding sequence ATGCTTGACCGTTTTTTTGACTGCGTACAGGGAAAATTGAGGGAAGTGAAGGAAAACGAGCGGGATCCCATGGTGGAAGCGGGAGAAGTGATCGCCGACTGTGTCGCGGTCGGTGGTATTGTCCATCTCTTTGGATGTGGTCACTCCCACTTGCTGGCGGCGGAAGCTTTTTACCGGGCGGGAGGGTTGGCTCCGGTTCATCCCATCTTTGTGGAAGATCTCATGCTGCATCGGGGAGCCCTTCGCTCCTCCCGTCTGGAGCGTGAAGATGGATTGGCGGCCGAATTGATGAAAGATGTGAAGATCGAACAGCAAGACGTGATGATCGTCATCTCCACTTCTGGAATCAATCCGGTGCCGATCGAGGTGGCCCGGATTGCGAAGGATCGGGGGGCACGGGTGATCGGTCTTACCTCCCGTGTATACTCGTCCCGAGTTTCAACCCGCCACAAAGAGGCGCTTCGTTTACTGGATGTGGTGGATCTAGTGCTGGATAATCATGTGGATGAGGGGGATGCCATGCTGGGGGTTGAAGGGATCCCTGTCCGATTCGGACCCAGCTCCACCATTGTGGGTGCGTGCATCTTACATGGTGTATTCGCTCATGCGATCCAACTCCTCTTGGAACGAGGAACGGTCCCTCCCCTGTTTCAAAGCGGTAATCTGCCGGGAAGCGAGGAAGGCAATCAGCGTCTGATCCAACGCTATGCCGACCGCATCCCGCTCTTGTTGGATCGGTAA
- a CDS encoding RNA-guided endonuclease InsQ/TnpB family protein, which translates to MVKNRPLAKKIADAAWLQLIDFTTYKAEWAGKEVKLVDPHNTSQDCSQCGRIVKKDLNDRVHSCRCGYRVDRDLNGARNILHRAIGFVPENKVN; encoded by the coding sequence ATGGTGAAAAACCGTCCCCTGGCCAAAAAGATTGCGGATGCCGCTTGGCTACAGTTGATCGACTTTACCACTTACAAGGCAGAATGGGCTGGTAAGGAAGTGAAGTTGGTTGATCCTCACAACACGTCCCAGGATTGTTCGCAATGTGGTCGGATCGTGAAGAAAGACCTCAATGACCGGGTTCACTCTTGTCGCTGTGGCTACAGAGTGGATCGGGATCTCAACGGGGCGCGAAACATTCTTCATCGAGCCATCGGCTTCGTACCGGAAAATAAGGTTAACTAG
- a CDS encoding GntR family transcriptional regulator, with product MNTKMMGRVSKQSPIPLYYQLKEILQAMIDNEEFKPGDAFPPERELCEIHGISRMTARKAVMALVNEGVLYREQGKGTYVAKPKPKHLLTKLRGFTDEMEEKGLTVDTSILSFETVEATLNLRKNLKMKEHQDRAVEIKRLRMVDGAPFALETVWLNQAMVPGLSREWLEGGSLYTVLKQQYRYQPSYARQTIEPIQLNEFESGLLGLEPDSLALLFRRTTFLENEEIMEYTKCIYRSDQYKYEVILQP from the coding sequence ATGAATACCAAGATGATGGGCCGCGTATCCAAGCAAAGCCCGATTCCATTATATTATCAGCTGAAAGAAATCCTCCAGGCGATGATCGACAATGAAGAGTTTAAACCGGGCGACGCTTTTCCACCGGAACGGGAACTGTGCGAGATCCACGGAATCAGCCGCATGACCGCCCGCAAAGCGGTGATGGCGCTGGTAAACGAAGGCGTGTTGTATCGGGAACAGGGAAAAGGAACGTATGTCGCCAAGCCGAAACCGAAACATTTATTGACCAAACTGCGGGGTTTTACGGATGAAATGGAGGAGAAGGGGCTGACGGTGGATACGTCGATTCTCTCTTTTGAAACGGTGGAAGCCACCTTAAATCTCCGCAAAAACCTAAAGATGAAGGAACACCAGGATCGAGCGGTCGAGATCAAACGACTCCGCATGGTGGATGGTGCTCCGTTCGCTCTGGAGACGGTATGGCTGAATCAGGCGATGGTGCCGGGTCTCTCCCGGGAGTGGCTGGAGGGAGGATCCCTTTATACGGTATTAAAACAACAATACCGTTACCAACCCAGTTATGCCCGTCAAACCATCGAACCGATTCAGTTAAATGAGTTTGAGAGCGGCTTATTGGGGCTGGAGCCTGATTCCCTAGCACTGCTGTTTAGGCGGACCACCTTTTTGGAAAACGAGGAGATCATGGAGTACACCAAGTGCATTTATCGAAGTGATCAATACAAATACGAAGTGATCCTGCAACCGTGA
- a CDS encoding sterol desaturase family protein: MKEYWREFWFHPDIASTAVVLMVGLVFVVPHLGSGTVWLALVAGLVAYAMAEYLIHRFVFHFPPPKNRLMLKMLKRLHYDHHQDPNDLRLLFLPIWYSWPLIGLTVGIAFLLTQSFVHAAAFAVGVMGYLLHYEWMHYIAHRPVKPRTPWGRYMKRIHLWHHYKNEHYWYGVTHPVMDYTMGTMKREKETHRSDTVRDLENPGRR; this comes from the coding sequence ATGAAGGAATATTGGCGTGAATTCTGGTTTCATCCCGATATCGCATCGACCGCAGTGGTTCTGATGGTCGGTCTGGTGTTTGTGGTTCCCCACTTGGGCAGCGGAACGGTATGGCTGGCCTTGGTTGCGGGTCTGGTGGCGTATGCGATGGCGGAGTATCTGATCCACCGTTTCGTGTTCCATTTTCCACCGCCAAAGAACCGGTTGATGTTAAAAATGTTGAAGCGCCTCCACTATGATCACCATCAAGATCCCAACGATCTGAGACTGTTGTTTTTACCGATCTGGTACAGTTGGCCGCTGATCGGATTGACAGTAGGGATTGCTTTTCTGCTGACTCAATCGTTCGTGCATGCGGCGGCGTTTGCGGTGGGAGTGATGGGGTACTTGCTTCATTACGAATGGATGCACTATATCGCCCACCGTCCCGTCAAACCCCGAACGCCCTGGGGTCGGTATATGAAACGAATCCACCTTTGGCATCATTATAAAAATGAACACTACTGGTATGGAGTGACCCATCCGGTGATGGATTACACCATGGGAACAATGAAACGGGAAAAAGAGACCCATCGAAGCGATACGGTCCGGGACCTGGAGAATCCGGGGCGTCGTTAA
- a CDS encoding cytosine permease produces MKHQSNYALANDYSREPVPLSERKSWLPLALVWIAMGVDLSAVVLSAALISGLTLQNTLIVVSVGSFILALIGLACSYVGSKTGLSTAMINRFTFGEKGSYLVIIVISVAYFGWFGVTAGFFGESAQYTIYSVTGLDISSKVLALIGGLLMTLTATIGFKAIEKLSLLAVPLMLGMLFSMLFKLFTDKENTRNLLHTHPVGDLIGFGTAISLVVGAFIVACSHSPDVARWAKSSKHAMLSGFFGFLIGNSLMMFIAAFLSKLTGTEDVIQIMLSIGWGALAVTILILSQWTTNDNHMYTLGLNLSVLFKWVPKPILTIIAGLLGTSFAVMGVYENFIDFLLLLSPFAAPIAGIYLTEYFFLNSDRLNMAFLAHRKIKPFYWHALFVWGIATTVAFATTPTFDGGWGLFTLSTIPSVDGLLSAAILHYVVGKWIVPRFESASMNETA; encoded by the coding sequence ATGAAACATCAATCGAATTATGCATTAGCGAACGATTATTCAAGGGAGCCCGTTCCGCTATCAGAAAGAAAGAGTTGGCTTCCTCTGGCTCTCGTTTGGATTGCAATGGGAGTAGACCTCTCCGCTGTTGTATTAAGTGCGGCACTTATTTCTGGGTTGACGCTTCAAAACACCCTCATCGTTGTTTCCGTCGGTTCTTTTATCCTGGCTTTAATCGGTTTAGCCTGTTCATATGTCGGGTCAAAAACCGGATTATCCACCGCAATGATCAACAGATTTACGTTTGGTGAGAAAGGCTCCTATCTTGTTATTATCGTCATCAGTGTCGCTTATTTTGGTTGGTTTGGAGTGACGGCTGGTTTCTTTGGAGAATCAGCTCAATATACGATTTACAGCGTTACGGGTTTGGACATCAGTTCGAAGGTTCTGGCTTTGATCGGCGGGTTATTGATGACGTTAACGGCTACCATCGGCTTTAAAGCCATCGAAAAATTGAGCTTGCTGGCGGTTCCCTTGATGCTGGGGATGCTGTTTTCGATGCTTTTCAAATTATTTACCGATAAAGAAAATACCCGTAATCTCCTCCATACCCATCCAGTAGGGGATCTTATCGGCTTTGGGACAGCGATCTCGCTTGTAGTCGGAGCTTTTATCGTCGCCTGCTCCCACTCACCTGATGTGGCTCGTTGGGCGAAAAGTTCAAAACACGCCATGCTTTCCGGCTTCTTTGGTTTTTTGATCGGAAACAGCCTCATGATGTTTATAGCGGCGTTTCTCTCGAAACTCACAGGAACGGAAGATGTGATTCAGATTATGTTGTCCATCGGTTGGGGGGCCTTAGCGGTTACCATCCTCATCTTGTCCCAGTGGACTACCAACGACAACCATATGTATACTTTGGGTTTAAATCTTTCTGTTTTGTTCAAATGGGTGCCCAAACCGATCCTGACCATTATCGCGGGCTTATTGGGAACATCTTTTGCTGTGATGGGTGTTTACGAAAACTTCATTGACTTTTTACTCTTATTAAGCCCATTTGCGGCACCTATTGCGGGAATATACTTAACCGAGTACTTCTTTCTAAACTCGGATCGCTTGAATATGGCTTTCTTGGCACACCGGAAAATCAAACCTTTTTATTGGCACGCCCTTTTCGTATGGGGAATCGCTACCACCGTTGCTTTTGCTACAACCCCAACCTTTGACGGCGGGTGGGGATTGTTTACTCTTAGTACGATTCCCAGCGTTGACGGACTGTTATCCGCCGCCATTCTCCATTATGTGGTTGGAAAGTGGATTGTACCTCGTTTTGAATCTGCTTCAATGAATGAGACCGCCTAA
- a CDS encoding GNAT family N-acetyltransferase, with product MKEWKRVSLAEDPELYDRLDEVNDHAFPSYLIQGDQTNALYWTKDKLFTIFAPYQFVLFRNRQMVATGNAVPIFWDGTREGLPEGYDGALKRAFKEDRKPNTLCAISVVVAPSFRGMGISPIVLHHMRENAINHGFDELIVSVRPNQKHRYPLIPMEDYIRWVQPNGSPFDPWIRVHWRLGARILQIAPASMISKAPVKQWEEWTDLKFPQSGNYTLPGALQPVEARIEEDVILYEDPNVWMRHSI from the coding sequence TTGAAAGAATGGAAGCGGGTATCTTTAGCAGAAGACCCCGAACTCTATGATCGGTTAGATGAGGTGAATGATCATGCGTTTCCGTCATACTTAATCCAGGGTGACCAAACAAATGCGTTATATTGGACAAAAGACAAGTTATTTACCATTTTTGCCCCTTATCAATTTGTACTTTTTCGAAATAGACAAATGGTGGCAACGGGAAATGCCGTCCCGATATTCTGGGATGGTACCCGAGAAGGGTTACCGGAAGGATATGACGGTGCATTAAAACGGGCTTTTAAAGAGGATCGAAAGCCAAACACGCTATGCGCCATCTCTGTAGTAGTCGCCCCTTCATTTCGGGGAATGGGAATCAGCCCCATCGTCCTGCACCATATGCGTGAAAACGCTATAAACCATGGGTTTGATGAACTAATCGTTTCTGTTCGCCCGAATCAGAAACATCGATATCCGTTGATCCCGATGGAGGATTATATTCGTTGGGTCCAACCGAATGGATCCCCCTTCGATCCATGGATCCGGGTTCATTGGCGGTTGGGAGCCCGAATCTTACAAATCGCCCCCGCCTCGATGATCTCAAAAGCACCGGTGAAACAATGGGAAGAGTGGACCGATCTGAAATTTCCTCAGTCCGGCAACTATACATTACCGGGGGCATTGCAACCGGTTGAAGCGAGGATCGAAGAGGATGTCATCCTATATGAAGACCCCAATGTATGGATGCGTCATTCTATTTGA
- a CDS encoding Rok-like winged helix domain-containing protein — translation MDKQLEKMIENRIRKVIREENALLLSAMNTGTSHSLQLYLQNHENAFELTQGLLTNREPEETEEELVEETEEEPPVIDYSQTKGIHKKTIQTAEIVADILREQGELRLVDLRDEVKRRGGDLGANPTIRMKSILKVSPVIKKSGHGRFKYEV, via the coding sequence ATGGATAAGCAATTGGAAAAAATGATCGAGAATAGGATTCGTAAGGTCATCCGAGAGGAAAATGCTTTGTTACTTTCCGCAATGAACACAGGAACCAGCCACAGTTTACAACTGTACCTGCAAAATCATGAGAACGCTTTCGAATTGACACAGGGGCTTCTAACGAATCGAGAACCGGAAGAAACGGAAGAGGAACTTGTCGAAGAGACAGAGGAAGAACCTCCCGTCATCGATTACAGTCAGACGAAGGGGATTCACAAAAAGACGATTCAAACGGCGGAGATTGTAGCAGACATTCTTCGGGAGCAGGGAGAACTCCGCTTAGTCGACCTTCGTGATGAAGTGAAGAGGCGAGGCGGGGATTTAGGTGCCAACCCCACCATTCGGATGAAGAGTATTTTGAAGGTAAGTCCTGTGATTAAAAAATCGGGTCATGGGCGCTTTAAGTACGAGGTTTAG
- a CDS encoding agmatinase family protein translates to MDAYPYPMIQPPPFHWDRSASGDEPSVHQWIQTLDPGQRPTVHGDDWDVTLLGVPLSRSSISASAASENPDAIRRAWRSFIPYHLEEGVDLTPLRVLDLGNVRQHVTDIAQCHQNIRQAVAAMRRHHPQTFPLLLGGDHSVTAMAMKGWKEAHPEHRLGILQLDTHFDLRPLEEHGPSNGTPIRNLIESGTLRGEDVVNIGLHGFFNARSLREYADKTNVRWITLKQARREGVEAVVRRELEALAQRVDAIHFTLDMDVLDVAYAPGVPASTPGGMRTDELFDACLIAGRHTKVTSMDLVCLDPYRDVAGATVKAGVHAMLSFLTGYVQWKGLSPS, encoded by the coding sequence ATGGACGCTTATCCCTACCCGATGATTCAGCCGCCCCCGTTCCATTGGGACCGTTCCGCCTCTGGTGACGAACCCTCTGTGCATCAATGGATTCAAACCCTGGATCCCGGGCAACGCCCGACGGTCCATGGGGATGACTGGGATGTGACATTACTGGGAGTTCCACTGTCCCGTTCTTCCATCAGCGCTTCCGCCGCCAGTGAAAATCCGGATGCCATCCGACGGGCATGGCGCTCCTTTATCCCCTACCACTTAGAAGAGGGAGTGGATTTGACGCCCCTTCGTGTGCTGGACTTGGGAAATGTACGTCAACACGTCACCGACATCGCCCAGTGCCATCAGAACATTCGTCAGGCGGTGGCGGCTATGCGCCGCCACCATCCGCAAACTTTTCCCCTCCTGTTGGGCGGGGACCACTCCGTTACCGCCATGGCAATGAAAGGGTGGAAGGAAGCGCATCCTGAACACAGGCTGGGTATCCTGCAATTGGACACCCATTTCGACCTGCGCCCCTTGGAGGAACACGGCCCCAGCAATGGAACCCCCATCCGCAACCTAATCGAAAGCGGAACGCTTCGCGGGGAAGACGTCGTCAACATCGGCCTCCACGGTTTTTTTAACGCCCGTTCCTTACGGGAATACGCCGACAAAACGAACGTGAGATGGATCACCCTGAAACAGGCCCGCCGGGAAGGGGTGGAAGCCGTCGTCCGGCGGGAGCTGGAGGCACTGGCCCAACGGGTGGATGCCATCCACTTCACCCTGGACATGGACGTGCTGGATGTGGCTTACGCTCCGGGCGTTCCCGCCTCCACACCCGGCGGCATGCGTACCGACGAACTGTTTGACGCCTGTCTTATCGCCGGCCGCCACACAAAAGTGACCAGTATGGATCTGGTCTGTCTCGATCCCTATCGGGATGTGGCTGGAGCCACGGTCAAAGCCGGTGTCCACGCCATGCTCTCGTTTTTAACCGGATACGTGCAATGGAAAGGGTTAAGCCCTTCCTGA